The following coding sequences lie in one Heyndrickxia oleronia genomic window:
- a CDS encoding PTS sugar transporter subunit IIB, translating to MIKLLRVDHRLLHGQVAFSWTQNIGADCILIANDDVPVNELRKTTIKLAKPQGIKLVIKNIEDSIQALQSGVTDKYKLFIVVESVADAEKIVSAFPEIKQVNLGGVKAKEGTRNISKAVNLLPEEEELVKKMVGQGVEVEIRQVPNDKKIFAQNVL from the coding sequence ATGATTAAATTACTGCGTGTAGATCATCGATTATTACATGGTCAAGTTGCTTTTTCTTGGACACAAAATATTGGGGCAGATTGCATATTAATAGCAAATGATGATGTTCCTGTTAATGAGTTACGCAAAACGACAATTAAGCTTGCTAAGCCACAAGGAATCAAACTAGTGATAAAAAATATTGAAGACTCTATTCAAGCATTGCAAAGTGGAGTAACAGATAAATATAAGCTGTTCATCGTAGTTGAATCAGTAGCAGACGCCGAAAAAATTGTAAGTGCTTTCCCTGAAATTAAGCAGGTGAATCTTGGAGGAGTGAAAGCAAAAGAAGGAACTAGAAATATTTCGAAAGCAGTTAACCTCTTACCTGAAGAGGAGGAACTAGTGAAAAAGATGGTAGGTCAAGGTGTTGAAGTGGAAATCAGACAGGTTCCAAATGACAAAAAGATTTTTGCACAAAACGTACTATAA
- a CDS encoding PTS system mannose/fructose/sorbose family transporter subunit IID: MMKTSDYENQDATDSPELTKKDLRRLFWRSFQMEFSWNYERQMNLAYTYAMIPILKKLYKKKEDLSNALMRHLEFFNTTPHIVTMMLGVSAAMEEQNAKDKNFDPSTINNVKASLMGPLAGLGDSFFWGTLRLIATGVGTSLALQGSILGPILFLLIFNIPHLIVRYLLTGFGYKMGTGFLQRLQKSGAMGSLTFGAAVLGLMVIGGMSASMISIHVPLKIGSGEGASGVQDILNNIMPGLLPLCAFGIIYWLLGKEVKATTILLGIAIVGILGAWIGVFGA, encoded by the coding sequence ATGATGAAGACTTCTGATTATGAAAATCAAGATGCAACAGATAGTCCAGAATTAACGAAAAAGGATCTTCGCCGCTTATTTTGGCGTTCCTTTCAAATGGAATTTTCATGGAATTACGAACGACAAATGAACTTAGCGTATACGTACGCGATGATTCCAATTTTAAAAAAATTATATAAGAAAAAGGAAGACTTATCGAATGCATTAATGCGTCATTTGGAGTTTTTTAATACGACACCTCATATTGTAACGATGATGCTAGGTGTATCTGCAGCAATGGAAGAACAAAATGCTAAAGATAAAAATTTTGATCCATCCACTATTAATAATGTGAAGGCATCATTAATGGGACCACTTGCTGGTCTAGGCGATTCATTCTTTTGGGGAACTTTGCGCCTAATCGCAACAGGTGTAGGTACTTCCCTTGCGTTACAGGGGAGTATTCTTGGCCCCATTTTGTTTTTACTTATTTTTAATATTCCTCATCTCATCGTTCGGTACCTTTTAACAGGCTTCGGCTATAAGATGGGAACAGGCTTTCTGCAACGTCTTCAAAAAAGTGGCGCAATGGGAAGTTTAACATTCGGAGCAGCTGTTCTTGGGTTAATGGTTATTGGAGGTATGAGTGCTTCAATGATCAGTATCCATGTACCTTTAAAAATTGGTAGTGGTGAGGGGGCCTCTGGTGTTCAAGATATATTAAATAATATTATGCCGGGACTATTGCCATTGTGTGCATTTGGTATCATTTATTGGCTGTTAGGTAAGGAAGTAAAAGCGACAACCATTCTCCTAGGTATAGCTATTGTTGGCATATTAGGAGCATGGATTGGGGTTTTTGGAGCCTAA
- a CDS encoding sigma 54-interacting transcriptional regulator, translated as MLKDDLLSFLNRETKDFEWDNPSTSFTASKLSELFNVKRNTVSHYLNQLVQEDKVIKINTRPVYFLSKFVFEQTFFTVNKSIYDSLQELKESQLETEINPCPDLFDELIGSKDSLYKAIEQIKTSIFYPDGGLPIMINGPTGVGKSYIANLIYRYSIEKGILAEDAPFISFNCAQYANNPELLSSSLFGYVKGAFTGADSMKAGLLDAADGGILFLDEVHRLNEEGQEKLFSFLDQGVFRRMGENEGSHQAKVRFIFATTENLEKSFLSTFLRRIPIRVIIPSLNDRSEKEKKQLAYMFLINESRKFSLPLRISSRALDVIIKHHYSGNIGDFKNTIKYITASSYMKNREKEEISIKLHDLPDSILEDTIRFADQKYRQNNDILIFPTSTLDQLYESSLSRFQQIKKTYDNILDSYDRSQIKQQDMTVFEQQVFSEILALFDKLIFDTSKENTSVMMEITTVNVQEIIRYLENAYNVKFNGNSVYAMAHFLYYKGNTEIHWTDKQEIIITDLTSFVDENCKMEQQLAKQFVHLLESKLDVKLYKMDEIFLTFYLRSMTIERTNNKVKAVILAHGYATASSIANVANRLLHKNVFEAFDMPIDVSVGEIASRVLNYIESNDVSKGLILLVDMGSLKDIYSQFKKEVNGPVAIINNVSTQMALFLGDMLGKNLYIEEMIERLQDASKTEYSIIYPEVNKEKVIVTTCLTGMGTAIQIQKLLEASIPEELDIKVLAHDYNRLKEHGTSEAIFQMYQVLSIVGTADPGLPLVDYISLEDLISGQGEAKLRKIFKPFLNEDCIQVINNNLIRNFSLERVIESITILDTEKILTHVEAFLHQLEVQLNKRLTNDKKLALYVHMSCLVERLIRQAPIETYTNIEEFEQCQKEMIYSIKEAFSVIENIYNVKINIAEIGYIYDYLIAEPTDSSEF; from the coding sequence ATGTTAAAAGATGATTTACTTTCATTTTTAAATAGGGAGACAAAGGATTTTGAATGGGACAATCCGTCAACATCATTTACTGCGTCAAAACTATCAGAATTATTCAATGTTAAACGGAATACTGTCAGTCATTATCTTAATCAATTAGTCCAGGAGGATAAAGTGATTAAGATTAATACAAGACCAGTTTATTTTTTGAGTAAGTTTGTTTTTGAACAAACTTTCTTTACAGTAAATAAGTCTATCTATGACAGCTTACAAGAATTAAAGGAAAGTCAACTTGAGACGGAAATTAATCCATGTCCAGACTTATTTGATGAATTAATAGGTTCGAAGGACAGCTTATATAAAGCGATTGAACAAATTAAAACATCAATTTTCTATCCAGATGGCGGCTTGCCGATCATGATTAATGGTCCAACAGGTGTAGGGAAAAGCTATATTGCGAATTTGATATATCGCTACAGTATTGAAAAAGGAATTCTAGCTGAAGATGCTCCATTTATTAGCTTTAATTGTGCTCAATATGCTAATAATCCTGAATTATTATCAAGTAGTTTATTTGGATATGTCAAAGGTGCCTTTACAGGGGCCGATTCTATGAAAGCAGGCTTGTTAGATGCTGCAGATGGAGGAATCTTATTTCTAGATGAAGTGCATCGATTAAATGAAGAAGGACAAGAAAAGTTGTTTAGCTTTCTTGATCAAGGTGTGTTTCGGAGAATGGGTGAGAACGAAGGATCTCATCAAGCAAAAGTACGTTTTATTTTTGCAACCACGGAAAATTTAGAAAAAAGCTTTCTAAGTACATTCTTACGAAGAATTCCTATTCGTGTCATTATTCCAAGTCTGAATGATAGAAGTGAGAAAGAAAAAAAGCAATTGGCTTATATGTTTCTCATTAATGAATCAAGGAAATTTAGTTTACCATTACGTATATCAAGCAGGGCGCTAGATGTAATAATAAAGCATCATTATTCAGGGAATATTGGAGACTTTAAAAATACAATTAAATATATTACTGCTTCATCCTATATGAAAAATAGAGAGAAGGAAGAAATATCTATCAAGTTACATGATCTACCTGATAGTATTTTAGAGGATACGATTCGATTTGCTGATCAGAAATATAGGCAAAATAATGATATTTTAATTTTCCCGACTTCAACATTAGATCAACTGTACGAATCGAGTTTATCTAGGTTCCAGCAGATAAAAAAAACATATGATAATATTTTAGACTCTTATGACCGCAGTCAAATAAAGCAGCAAGATATGACTGTTTTTGAACAGCAAGTATTCAGCGAAATTCTAGCTCTTTTCGACAAGCTTATTTTCGATACTTCTAAAGAAAATACTAGTGTGATGATGGAAATAACAACAGTGAATGTTCAAGAAATTATCCGTTATCTTGAAAATGCATATAATGTCAAATTTAATGGGAATAGTGTTTATGCAATGGCACATTTTCTTTACTATAAAGGAAATACTGAAATACACTGGACTGATAAACAGGAAATAATAATCACTGACCTGACAAGCTTTGTTGATGAGAATTGCAAAATGGAACAACAACTAGCAAAACAATTTGTTCATTTGCTGGAAAGCAAGCTTGATGTGAAGTTGTATAAGATGGATGAAATATTTTTAACCTTTTATTTACGAAGTATGACGATAGAGCGTACGAATAATAAAGTAAAGGCAGTAATTTTAGCACATGGCTATGCTACTGCTAGCAGTATTGCGAATGTAGCTAATCGTTTACTTCATAAAAATGTCTTTGAAGCGTTTGATATGCCTATTGATGTTTCAGTTGGAGAGATTGCTTCTAGAGTCCTAAATTACATTGAGTCGAATGATGTATCAAAAGGGCTAATTCTTTTAGTAGATATGGGTTCATTAAAGGATATCTATTCACAATTTAAAAAAGAGGTAAATGGACCAGTTGCAATTATTAATAATGTGTCTACACAAATGGCCTTATTCCTTGGAGATATGTTAGGCAAGAATTTATATATAGAAGAAATGATTGAAAGGCTTCAGGATGCAAGTAAAACTGAATATAGTATCATTTATCCGGAAGTAAATAAGGAAAAGGTTATTGTAACTACATGCTTAACAGGAATGGGAACAGCTATTCAAATTCAAAAGCTTCTTGAGGCTAGCATTCCAGAAGAATTAGATATTAAGGTACTTGCTCATGATTATAATCGATTAAAGGAACATGGTACATCAGAAGCTATTTTCCAAATGTATCAGGTACTGTCAATTGTCGGAACAGCCGATCCTGGACTTCCTTTAGTAGACTATATCTCCTTAGAAGATTTAATTTCTGGTCAAGGAGAGGCAAAATTAAGGAAGATATTTAAACCCTTTTTGAATGAAGATTGTATTCAAGTGATAAATAATAATTTAATTAGAAATTTTTCTCTTGAACGTGTAATTGAGTCGATTACTATATTAGATACTGAGAAAATTCTAACGCATGTCGAAGCGTTTCTTCATCAATTAGAAGTACAATTAAATAAGCGTCTTACTAATGATAAAAAATTAGCTTTGTATGTACATATGAGCTGTTTGGTTGAGAGACTGATTCGGCAGGCACCGATTGAAACTTATACAAATATTGAGGAATTCGAACAGTGTCAAAAAGAAATGATATATTCTATTAAAGAGGCATTTAGTGTCATTGAAAATATTTATAATGTCAAAATCAATATAGCAGAGATTGGTTATATTTACGATTACTTAATTGCTGAACCTACTGATAGTAGTGAATTTTAA
- a CDS encoding SIS domain-containing protein produces the protein MMMLKFDENVYLENARLTYETRDEIEKVADEITQQGFKNIFFISVGGSISLMWPIQEMLKQMTDIPVFSEQAGEIILTGHKQLTKDSIVVMASKSGDTKETVAAAEWCKEQGYRVVSLVGTPNTPLEKASHWVIPNKAKNGVEFEYMQLFMLLFKLVHNKGQFPAYQKFADQLEKLPENLLRAKEKFEPIADEIAKTYHKENYNIWIGDGEMWGEVYLFSMCILEEMQWVRTKAVSSSEFFHGTLELVEEDVPVFLVKGEGKRRILDDRVEKFCQQYTKKLVVIDTKDYELNGIDDEFRWILAPTISSTLLVDRLARYYEKYTGHDLDMRRYYRQFDY, from the coding sequence ATGATGATGCTTAAATTTGATGAAAATGTATATTTAGAAAATGCACGACTTACTTATGAAACACGTGATGAAATTGAAAAGGTTGCAGATGAAATTACTCAACAGGGCTTTAAAAACATCTTTTTTATTTCTGTAGGTGGTTCTATATCGCTTATGTGGCCAATTCAGGAAATGTTAAAGCAAATGACAGATATTCCTGTCTTTTCAGAACAGGCAGGAGAAATTATTTTAACTGGACATAAGCAATTAACGAAGGATTCCATCGTGGTTATGGCCTCAAAATCCGGTGATACAAAAGAAACAGTAGCAGCGGCAGAATGGTGTAAAGAGCAAGGTTATCGTGTAGTATCACTTGTAGGTACGCCAAATACGCCACTAGAAAAGGCGAGTCACTGGGTTATTCCAAATAAGGCTAAAAATGGTGTGGAATTCGAATATATGCAATTGTTCATGCTACTCTTTAAATTAGTTCATAATAAAGGTCAATTTCCTGCTTATCAAAAATTTGCTGATCAGCTTGAAAAGCTTCCAGAAAACCTGCTTCGCGCAAAAGAAAAGTTTGAACCGATTGCAGACGAAATTGCTAAAACCTACCATAAAGAAAACTATAATATTTGGATTGGCGATGGTGAGATGTGGGGAGAGGTGTACCTATTCTCTATGTGTATATTAGAAGAAATGCAATGGGTGCGTACGAAAGCAGTATCATCATCAGAATTCTTCCATGGGACACTTGAATTAGTGGAAGAGGATGTTCCAGTATTTTTAGTAAAAGGGGAAGGGAAGCGTAGAATACTAGATGATCGTGTGGAAAAATTTTGTCAACAATATACGAAAAAGCTAGTTGTTATTGATACGAAAGACTATGAATTAAATGGGATAGATGATGAGTTTCGTTGGATCTTAGCACCGACAATTTCATCCACTCTTTTAGTTGATCGATTAGCCCGCTATTATGAAAAATATACTGGTCATGATTTAGATATGCGTCGTTACTATCGTCAATTTGATTACTAA
- a CDS encoding HAD family hydrolase, whose translation MKPIRLVIFDMDGLLFDTERPSFLAMKEVMKKQGYQFTIENYRQMIGLSGPKSNIVLQEIYGKDFQFHRISDDYNETFKRILESEGLAIKPGANELLDAIEQKGLKKCIASSSSRETIQQHLIKTGLESRFDFFVSGDEVEFGKPHPDIFIEACNRANEKPDSALVLEDSLNGLKAAYGANIKCIIVPDLIQPNEEMKQKAFSIVKDLSLVVSYIE comes from the coding sequence ATGAAGCCAATTCGGTTAGTAATTTTTGATATGGATGGTTTATTATTTGATACAGAACGACCCTCATTTCTTGCAATGAAAGAGGTAATGAAAAAACAAGGATATCAGTTTACGATAGAAAATTATCGGCAAATGATTGGACTTTCTGGACCTAAAAGTAATATCGTTTTACAAGAAATATATGGTAAAGATTTTCAGTTTCATAGAATTTCTGATGATTACAATGAAACGTTTAAAAGAATACTCGAGTCAGAAGGATTAGCTATTAAGCCGGGAGCTAATGAATTACTAGATGCGATTGAGCAAAAAGGGTTAAAAAAATGTATCGCTTCATCCAGCAGTAGGGAAACGATTCAACAACATTTAATTAAAACTGGATTGGAATCAAGATTTGACTTCTTTGTAAGTGGGGATGAAGTAGAATTTGGTAAGCCTCATCCTGATATTTTTATTGAAGCTTGTAACCGTGCTAATGAAAAACCAGATTCAGCCTTAGTTTTAGAAGATTCATTGAATGGACTAAAAGCAGCTTATGGTGCAAATATTAAGTGTATTATCGTTCCAGATCTGATTCAACCAAATGAAGAAATGAAACAAAAAGCATTTTCAATTGTTAAGGACTTATCACTAGTAGTATCCTACATTGAATAA
- a CDS encoding PTS sugar transporter subunit IIA has protein sequence MRYFVFASHGTFADGILNSLELITGKHDNVWTINAYINEKEDIKDQISAVVNRIAAEDELVVVTDIFGGSVNNEFMNLLNNKNIHLVAGLNLPLVIELVTMSVIEKDTKALIKRALENAKSSIQYCNIELDKLNEDDEF, from the coding sequence ATGAGATACTTTGTATTCGCATCCCATGGAACATTTGCTGATGGAATTCTAAATTCATTAGAACTAATAACAGGCAAGCATGATAATGTTTGGACCATTAATGCTTACATAAATGAAAAGGAGGATATTAAAGATCAAATATCAGCAGTTGTTAATCGCATTGCGGCAGAAGATGAATTAGTGGTCGTGACAGATATTTTTGGTGGAAGCGTCAATAATGAATTTATGAATCTATTAAATAATAAAAATATCCACTTAGTTGCAGGATTAAATTTGCCATTAGTAATTGAACTGGTAACTATGAGCGTGATAGAGAAAGATACAAAAGCCTTAATAAAGAGAGCATTGGAAAATGCAAAAAGCTCAATTCAATACTGCAACATAGAATTAGATAAGCTCAATGAAGATGATGAATTTTAA
- a CDS encoding SIS domain-containing protein → MKETMMTYIHEEKDVCEAIVASFQEKTKAFRQLIEKSKPKNWLVLATGSSSNAMLSAKYYIEKVAGISIEIQEPFNFVHYETLRDSIDFVIAVSQSGHSYSTIEALKKVQKEAKIPTVALTSQLNSPIVNYADLVLDIGCGTEHVGFVTKGFTATVLTSMLLGIVTGNVLGRLDEMAMDNEIQALKKQIKEIPSIIEKTEEFYKKHAAELHEIQRFSAIGYGPTVGTAKEFETKFTETVRVPSQGFELEAYMHGPYLEVNSNHGLIFLQTESKLSERASKLKQYFQAYTDHCFTITSLKQKGDEKTLALDLEVNEFMSPLVMVIPFQLLSYRIATGKGIDLGIRIFDDFDKVLKSKI, encoded by the coding sequence ATGAAGGAAACGATGATGACTTATATACATGAAGAGAAGGACGTATGTGAGGCAATTGTAGCGAGTTTTCAAGAAAAAACAAAGGCTTTTAGACAGCTAATAGAAAAAAGTAAACCTAAAAACTGGCTAGTACTTGCAACGGGATCAAGTTCAAATGCCATGCTCAGTGCAAAATACTATATAGAAAAAGTTGCTGGAATATCGATTGAAATTCAAGAGCCATTTAATTTTGTACACTATGAAACTCTTAGGGATTCTATTGATTTTGTCATTGCTGTTTCACAAAGTGGTCATAGTTATTCAACTATTGAAGCTTTGAAAAAGGTACAAAAAGAGGCAAAAATTCCAACGGTAGCTTTAACATCACAATTAAATAGTCCAATTGTAAATTATGCAGATTTGGTTCTTGATATTGGCTGTGGGACGGAACATGTAGGTTTTGTAACAAAGGGATTTACTGCTACTGTGTTAACCTCCATGCTCTTAGGAATTGTCACCGGAAATGTACTAGGTAGATTAGATGAAATGGCGATGGACAACGAGATTCAAGCTTTAAAAAAGCAAATCAAAGAAATTCCTTCTATTATTGAGAAAACAGAAGAATTTTATAAAAAGCATGCAGCTGAATTACATGAAATTCAACGTTTTTCAGCAATAGGCTATGGACCTACTGTAGGGACTGCCAAAGAATTTGAAACAAAATTCACTGAAACGGTAAGAGTGCCCTCGCAGGGATTCGAATTAGAAGCCTATATGCACGGCCCATATTTAGAGGTTAATTCCAATCATGGCTTAATTTTTCTTCAAACCGAAAGTAAACTTTCGGAAAGAGCCAGTAAATTAAAGCAATATTTCCAAGCATATACAGATCATTGTTTTACCATCACTAGCCTAAAACAAAAAGGTGATGAAAAAACATTAGCATTAGACTTGGAAGTTAACGAATTTATGAGTCCACTTGTGATGGTGATTCCGTTTCAACTGTTATCTTACCGAATTGCAACTGGAAAAGGAATCGATCTAGGAATTAGAATCTTTGATGACTTTGATAAAGTGTTAAAAAGTAAGATTTAA
- a CDS encoding low molecular weight protein-tyrosine-phosphatase, giving the protein MVHVLFVCLGNICRSSMAEAVFRHMVNKAQLTDKIMIDSAGTGSWHIGDSPHQGTLTILKENNISAEGLFGRQLKKEDFERFDYIIGMDESNLSNIYTMLNQPKHPKIIRLLDLTELKKDVPDPYYTGNFEETYELITEGCQALLKKILQEQNLI; this is encoded by the coding sequence ATGGTTCACGTCTTATTTGTTTGCTTAGGCAATATTTGTCGTTCTTCAATGGCAGAGGCTGTATTTCGACATATGGTTAATAAGGCACAGTTGACTGATAAAATTATGATTGATTCTGCAGGAACTGGATCCTGGCATATAGGAGATAGCCCCCACCAAGGGACACTTACTATTCTTAAAGAAAATAACATTTCAGCTGAGGGACTTTTCGGACGTCAATTAAAAAAAGAGGATTTCGAAAGATTTGATTACATTATTGGAATGGACGAGAGTAATCTATCAAATATATATACGATGTTAAATCAGCCTAAGCATCCAAAAATCATTCGTTTACTTGATTTAACTGAGCTAAAAAAAGATGTTCCTGATCCATATTATACTGGCAATTTCGAGGAAACCTATGAACTAATAACAGAAGGTTGCCAAGCATTACTGAAGAAAATCCTTCAAGAACAAAATTTAATATAA
- a CDS encoding PTS mannose/fructose/sorbose/N-acetylgalactosamine transporter subunit IIC, producing the protein MLTALLLGLVAFIAQSEYALGTSLLSRPVVTGLLIGLVMGDIKTGLIMGATLELAFIGSFSVGAAIPPDVVTGGILGTAFAISSNAGPETALLLGLPIATLTLVLKNIYLGLFLPFLSHKADKYAENGNTRGVEAMHLIGGFGLSFMLALIVTISFYVGSDAIKQVLDAIPAFIQTGLQVATGILPALGFAMLARLLINKQVVPYFFLGFIIAAYLGVPVTGIAILGAIIAVIMVNVMNTKKPQVATNEGGGVNYDDDEDF; encoded by the coding sequence ATGCTTACTGCATTATTGCTCGGTCTTGTAGCTTTTATTGCGCAAAGCGAATATGCCTTAGGGACAAGTTTATTATCCCGACCAGTCGTAACAGGGTTACTAATTGGACTTGTTATGGGGGATATTAAAACGGGTCTCATTATGGGTGCAACATTAGAGTTGGCATTTATAGGTTCATTTTCGGTTGGGGCGGCCATTCCCCCTGATGTTGTCACAGGAGGAATATTAGGTACTGCATTTGCTATATCTTCTAATGCAGGGCCTGAAACAGCCTTACTATTAGGATTGCCGATTGCCACGTTAACACTTGTGTTAAAAAATATTTATTTAGGTCTTTTCTTGCCATTTCTATCACATAAAGCTGATAAGTATGCCGAAAATGGGAATACGCGTGGTGTGGAAGCCATGCATTTAATTGGTGGCTTTGGACTTTCTTTCATGCTTGCTTTAATTGTTACCATCTCATTTTATGTAGGTAGTGATGCTATTAAACAAGTGCTAGATGCTATTCCTGCATTTATTCAAACGGGGCTTCAAGTCGCTACTGGTATTCTTCCAGCACTAGGTTTTGCGATGTTAGCAAGATTATTGATTAATAAACAAGTGGTTCCTTATTTCTTCCTAGGATTTATCATCGCTGCTTACTTAGGTGTACCTGTCACAGGTATTGCGATATTAGGGGCTATAATTGCTGTCATTATGGTAAATGTCATGAATACTAAAAAGCCTCAAGTGGCTACAAATGAAGGGGGAGGGGTAAATTATGACGATGATGAAGACTTCTGA